In Sphingomonas psychrotolerans, the following proteins share a genomic window:
- a CDS encoding 2-dehydro-3-deoxygalactonokinase: MVVSFGSRFLAVDWGTTNRRVFLIAGGAVAETGRDDRGVTSVENFEAEAAAIRGRFGDLPMLLAGMVGSNIGWRPAPYVAAPAGVAEIAAGLLWIDDRTAIVPGISTLVGGRPDVMRGEEVQLLGAAAAGLVPASSLLAQPGTHCKWVEMQDGKVADFVTAMTGELFALLRKHGLLAAQLDGEVTLGAAFLEGVEEGKRQDIAASLFGIRAAKMLGRRDDADATSFASGLLIGADVAARLATSGHDTVHILADPMLGGLYSAAIEAHGRAAHLIDSHAAFVAGINEIVKQ; the protein is encoded by the coding sequence CTGGTGGTGAGTTTCGGCAGCCGCTTCCTCGCCGTCGACTGGGGCACCACCAACCGGCGCGTGTTCCTGATCGCCGGCGGCGCGGTCGCGGAGACCGGGCGCGACGATCGCGGAGTGACTTCGGTCGAGAATTTCGAAGCCGAAGCGGCGGCGATCCGCGGGCGGTTCGGCGATTTGCCGATGCTGCTCGCCGGCATGGTCGGCTCGAACATCGGTTGGCGACCGGCACCCTATGTCGCCGCGCCGGCCGGCGTGGCCGAGATCGCGGCGGGGCTGTTGTGGATCGACGACCGCACCGCGATCGTCCCGGGCATTTCGACCTTGGTGGGCGGTCGGCCCGACGTCATGCGCGGCGAGGAAGTCCAGTTGCTCGGTGCCGCAGCGGCGGGGCTGGTTCCGGCGAGTTCGCTGCTCGCCCAGCCAGGCACGCATTGCAAATGGGTCGAGATGCAAGACGGCAAGGTGGCCGATTTCGTTACCGCGATGACCGGCGAGCTGTTCGCATTGCTCCGCAAGCACGGCCTGCTGGCGGCGCAGCTGGACGGCGAGGTAACGCTGGGCGCCGCATTCCTCGAAGGAGTGGAGGAGGGCAAGCGACAGGATATCGCTGCCTCGTTGTTCGGCATCCGCGCCGCCAAGATGTTGGGCCGGCGCGACGACGCTGACGCCACTTCTTTTGCCTCCGGCCTGCTGATCGGCGCGGACGTGGCCGCCCGGCTCGCCACCTCCGGGCACGACACCGTCCATATCCTCGCCGATCCGATGCTCGGCGGGCTCTATTCGGCGGCGATTGAGGCCCATGGCCGCGCCGCGCATTTGATCGACAGCCATGCCGCGTTCGTCGCGGGCATCAACGAGATTGTGAAGCAATGA
- a CDS encoding sodium:solute symporter family transporter, which produces MTSLSNIDLFVVIAYAIGIFGLAQWVSREKAGHTKDTSDYFLASKSLPWWAIGASLIAANISAEQIVGMAGSGYAIGLAIASYEWMAALTLLIVGKYFLPIFLKNEIYTMPQFLEQRFGRVLPVLMAVFWLALYIFVNLTSIIWLGSIAVNKVAGVDQTAALIGLGGFALLYQLYGGLKAVALTDIVQVTLLVLGGLVVSYLTLNQIGGDQGVLAGFKLLTERAPSHFDMILAQDNPFYKDLPGIAVLVGGMWIANLSYWGFNQYIIQRALAAKNLGEAQKGVVFAAYLKLLMPVIIVLPGIAAVVLAPELAKPDEAYPTMMKLLPPGLLGLVFAALIAAIIASTASKINSIATIFTLDLYAKARGMKTRGEDGIAVVEGQEKHLVLVGRVVAAIAVVIAIIAAKPLIGQSDQAFQFIQEFSGFFTPGITVIFLLGLFWKPATEAGAIVAALTSVLLSTLLKYSVPAPWLPEVLNAYLLPFMNRMMFVFVVSLFLAMVVSLLVRGRGDANRVTMEGVTFRTTGAFNIAGIGVIAILIALYATWW; this is translated from the coding sequence ATGACGAGTCTTTCGAACATCGATCTCTTCGTCGTAATCGCTTACGCCATCGGCATATTCGGGCTGGCGCAATGGGTGAGCCGCGAGAAAGCGGGTCATACCAAGGACACGTCGGACTATTTCCTCGCCTCCAAGTCATTGCCGTGGTGGGCGATCGGCGCCTCGCTGATCGCCGCGAACATTTCCGCCGAGCAGATCGTCGGCATGGCCGGTTCGGGCTATGCGATCGGCCTCGCGATCGCCTCCTATGAGTGGATGGCGGCGCTGACGTTGCTGATCGTTGGCAAATACTTCCTGCCGATCTTCCTCAAGAACGAAATCTACACGATGCCGCAGTTCCTCGAGCAGCGGTTCGGCCGCGTGCTCCCGGTGCTGATGGCGGTGTTCTGGCTCGCGCTCTACATCTTCGTGAACCTCACCTCGATCATCTGGCTGGGTTCGATCGCGGTCAACAAGGTGGCGGGGGTCGATCAGACCGCGGCGCTGATCGGGCTCGGCGGCTTCGCTCTGCTCTATCAGCTCTATGGTGGCCTCAAGGCGGTGGCGCTCACCGACATCGTTCAGGTGACGTTGCTCGTGCTCGGCGGCCTCGTCGTCTCTTATCTCACGCTCAATCAGATCGGCGGCGATCAGGGGGTGCTCGCGGGCTTCAAATTGCTGACCGAGCGCGCGCCGAGCCACTTCGACATGATCCTCGCGCAGGATAATCCCTTCTACAAGGATCTGCCCGGCATCGCGGTGCTGGTGGGCGGCATGTGGATCGCCAACCTGTCTTACTGGGGCTTCAACCAGTACATCATCCAGCGCGCGCTGGCCGCGAAGAACCTCGGCGAGGCGCAGAAGGGCGTGGTATTCGCTGCCTATCTCAAGCTGCTGATGCCGGTGATCATCGTCCTGCCGGGCATCGCCGCGGTGGTGCTCGCGCCCGAGCTGGCCAAGCCCGACGAAGCCTATCCGACGATGATGAAGCTGCTGCCCCCGGGCCTGCTCGGCCTCGTCTTCGCGGCTTTGATCGCGGCGATCATCGCCTCGACCGCCTCCAAGATCAATTCGATTGCGACGATCTTCACCCTCGATCTCTATGCCAAGGCGCGCGGCATGAAGACCCGCGGCGAGGACGGCATCGCCGTGGTCGAAGGACAGGAGAAGCACCTCGTCCTCGTCGGCCGCGTCGTCGCCGCGATCGCCGTGGTGATCGCGATCATCGCCGCCAAGCCGCTGATCGGCCAGTCGGACCAGGCCTTCCAGTTCATCCAGGAATTCTCGGGCTTCTTCACGCCGGGCATCACGGTGATCTTCCTGCTCGGCCTGTTCTGGAAGCCCGCCACCGAAGCCGGCGCGATCGTCGCGGCGCTCACGTCGGTGCTGCTGTCGACCTTGCTTAAATATTCGGTGCCGGCGCCGTGGCTGCCCGAGGTGTTGAACGCCTATCTGCTGCCGTTCATGAACCGCATGATGTTCGTGTTCGTGGTGAGCCTGTTCCTTGCGATGGTCGTCTCGCTGCTGGTGCGTGGACGCGGTGACGCCAATCGGGTGACGATGGAGGGCGTGACCTTCCGCACTACCGGGGCGTTCAACATCGCCGGTATCGGCGTGATCGCCATCCTGATCGCATTGTACGCGACCTGGTGGTGA
- a CDS encoding FadR/GntR family transcriptional regulator yields MSNNYPQLGAEDARPQLGRNLTYGMLDSLGRAIVTGRYEREAFPTEAELAKQHGVSRSVTREAVKMLTAKGLLSARPRQGTVVQPATNWNLFDTDVLHWLLERQFSVDLLRQFNQLRVAIEPEAAALAARVGTPDELARITQGLERMEAAEQGLEDTLEADIAFHVAILRASGNPFYAQFRDVVGTALRTSIRFTNRLKGRTANVADHAAVRDAIEARDPDAARAAMRALIGDVLDLIDHVEARDAQG; encoded by the coding sequence ATGTCGAACAATTACCCGCAGCTGGGCGCGGAGGATGCCCGGCCCCAGCTGGGACGCAATCTCACCTACGGCATGCTCGACAGCCTTGGGCGCGCGATCGTCACCGGGCGCTACGAACGCGAGGCATTCCCGACCGAGGCCGAACTCGCCAAGCAGCATGGCGTCAGCCGCTCGGTGACGCGCGAGGCAGTGAAGATGCTCACTGCCAAGGGTCTGCTGAGCGCCCGGCCGCGCCAGGGCACGGTGGTCCAGCCGGCGACCAACTGGAATTTGTTCGATACCGATGTGTTGCACTGGCTGCTCGAGCGACAATTTTCGGTCGATCTGCTGCGCCAGTTCAACCAGTTACGCGTGGCGATCGAACCCGAGGCGGCTGCGCTGGCAGCACGCGTCGGCACGCCGGACGAACTGGCTCGGATCACGCAAGGGCTCGAACGGATGGAAGCCGCCGAACAAGGGCTGGAGGACACGCTGGAGGCCGATATCGCGTTCCACGTCGCGATCCTGCGCGCCTCGGGCAATCCCTTTTATGCGCAGTTCCGCGACGTGGTGGGCACCGCATTGCGGACCTCGATCCGCTTTACCAATCGGCTGAAGGGGCGCACCGCGAATGTCGCAGACCACGCCGCAGTGCGCGACGCCATCGAAGCGCGCGACCCCGACGCTGCGCGCGCCGCGATGCGCGCGCTGATCGGTGACGTGCTCGATCTGATTGACCATGTCGAAGCGCGCGACGCGCAGGGCTGA
- a CDS encoding methyl-accepting chemotaxis protein: protein MSLQNIPISRKLAGAFAALIVIFAGVGVIVFMNLSSLAAAANDKERSLRALEISQKLLTGVLEQQNAARGFAILGKDEFTKTYDENGEKFFKAVDEFKEYSTSKEQHARADQLITNVKALREKLDNIIRLARNPATRGEAGALSGVKMLGEIRPLIKEIAGTQEQRVEDKIAHENAAVAAAKWAIWIGGAFAVALSVLLGWLLSRGIAAPVAQMTGVMNKLASGNNAVDVPGTNRGDEIGAMAKAVLVFREAAVEKERTDAAKKIADAEQQRVVDTLEASLGKLAQGDLTSEIHDAFSPAYESVKVNFNAAVSELRNLIGTVMESAMTIRTGSGEIAQASEDLARRTEANAASLEETSAAVTQMDGRLKATAASAGRTVGRADGAIATVSGGRAIADEAVQAMTRVADSAKGIDSVIEGLDKIAFQTRVLAMNAAVEAGRAGEAGRGFAVVADLVSALAMRAEEEAGRARDQLTATQTDIVAAVEMVQKVDHALADISGDVSEVHKLLGEMANDNQAQSTAISEISIAITTMDQSTQQNAAMVEETSAAARNLSGEVAALSEQASRFNVGAGVRPVAARASASAGSTTKAAGYVSSVKALPVTAMAGTEGDNWASF from the coding sequence ATGTCTTTGCAGAACATCCCCATTTCGCGAAAGCTCGCGGGGGCCTTTGCCGCGCTGATCGTAATTTTCGCCGGTGTCGGCGTGATCGTCTTCATGAACCTCTCGTCGCTGGCTGCCGCGGCCAACGACAAGGAACGCTCGCTGCGCGCGCTCGAGATCAGCCAGAAGCTGCTCACCGGCGTGCTCGAACAGCAAAACGCCGCGCGCGGCTTCGCCATCCTCGGCAAAGACGAATTCACCAAGACCTATGACGAGAATGGCGAGAAGTTCTTCAAGGCGGTCGACGAGTTCAAGGAATATTCGACCTCGAAGGAGCAGCATGCCCGCGCCGACCAGCTGATCACCAACGTCAAGGCGCTGCGCGAGAAGCTCGACAACATCATCCGGCTGGCGCGCAATCCCGCGACCCGGGGCGAGGCGGGTGCGCTTTCGGGCGTCAAGATGCTCGGCGAGATCCGGCCGTTGATCAAGGAAATCGCGGGCACCCAGGAGCAACGCGTCGAGGACAAGATCGCGCACGAGAATGCGGCAGTCGCCGCGGCCAAATGGGCGATCTGGATCGGCGGCGCGTTCGCGGTGGCGCTTTCGGTGCTGCTCGGCTGGTTGCTCTCACGTGGCATTGCGGCGCCGGTGGCGCAGATGACCGGAGTGATGAACAAGCTCGCCAGCGGCAACAACGCAGTCGACGTGCCCGGCACCAATCGAGGCGACGAGATCGGCGCGATGGCCAAGGCCGTGCTGGTGTTCCGCGAGGCGGCAGTCGAGAAGGAACGGACCGACGCGGCCAAGAAGATCGCCGATGCCGAACAGCAGCGCGTGGTCGACACGCTCGAGGCAAGCCTCGGCAAGCTGGCGCAGGGCGACCTGACCAGCGAGATCCACGACGCGTTCTCGCCGGCGTACGAATCGGTGAAGGTCAACTTCAACGCCGCGGTCTCCGAACTGCGCAACCTGATCGGCACCGTGATGGAAAGCGCGATGACGATCCGCACCGGTTCGGGCGAGATCGCCCAGGCTTCCGAGGATCTCGCGCGGCGTACCGAAGCCAATGCCGCGAGCCTCGAGGAGACTTCGGCGGCAGTGACCCAGATGGACGGCCGTCTCAAGGCGACCGCCGCGTCCGCGGGACGTACTGTCGGGCGTGCTGACGGCGCCATCGCCACCGTCTCGGGCGGCCGCGCGATTGCCGACGAAGCAGTGCAGGCGATGACCCGCGTGGCGGATTCGGCCAAGGGCATCGACAGCGTGATCGAGGGGCTCGACAAGATCGCCTTCCAGACGCGGGTTCTGGCAATGAACGCCGCCGTGGAAGCCGGCCGTGCCGGTGAAGCCGGCCGCGGCTTCGCAGTCGTCGCCGATCTCGTCTCTGCGCTGGCGATGCGCGCCGAAGAGGAAGCCGGCCGCGCCCGAGACCAGCTGACCGCCACCCAGACCGACATCGTCGCGGCAGTGGAGATGGTCCAGAAGGTCGATCACGCGCTTGCCGACATTTCGGGCGACGTGAGCGAAGTCCACAAGCTGCTCGGCGAGATGGCGAACGACAATCAGGCCCAGTCGACGGCGATCAGCGAGATCAGCATCGCTATCACCACGATGGATCAGTCGACCCAGCAGAATGCCGCGATGGTCGAGGAAACCTCGGCGGCCGCACGCAACCTCAGCGGCGAAGTCGCCGCGCTGAGCGAACAGGCGTCGCGGTTCAACGTCGGCGCCGGGGTGCGTCCGGTGGCGGCACGCGCGAGCGCTTCGGCCGGATCGACGACCAAGGCTGCGGGCTATGTCTCGTCGGTCAAGGCGCTGCCGGTGACGGCGATGGCCGGCACCGAAGGGGACAATTGGGCTTCTTTCTAG
- a CDS encoding family 43 glycosylhydrolase, which produces MRALVLIAALLAGLPPAASAQEVKSVFVGADPDIEAAEGRWWIYPTGGDGLSAWSSPDKVKWTKSDPLIRLKDIAWADNDRAPRHYLWAPDMVQAAGGWYFYYSVGPQNPTPSRLGVAVCKGPAGPCTDSGKPLVTGGKGFEAIDPAVFIDPKSKTPYLYAGGSAGATLRVWALKPDMVNIDREVPVETPPNFTEGAFVHYRKGIYYLSWSAGRWNDSSYQVHYAVALSPIGPWRYGGALLVGDRKYRGPGHHSFFEDPKDGQWYIVYHRWEGQIGDGPYSGDRRVAIQKIAYRDDGAILPIKMK; this is translated from the coding sequence ATGCGCGCGCTGGTGCTGATCGCGGCGCTGCTGGCGGGGCTCCCGCCGGCAGCCTCGGCGCAGGAAGTGAAGTCGGTCTTTGTCGGCGCCGATCCCGATATCGAAGCCGCCGAGGGACGCTGGTGGATCTATCCGACCGGCGGCGACGGGCTGTCGGCCTGGTCCTCGCCCGACAAGGTCAAATGGACCAAAAGCGATCCGCTGATCCGCCTCAAGGACATCGCATGGGCCGATAACGATCGTGCGCCGCGCCACTATCTCTGGGCGCCGGACATGGTCCAGGCGGCCGGCGGCTGGTATTTCTATTATTCGGTCGGGCCGCAGAACCCGACTCCCAGCCGCCTCGGCGTCGCGGTGTGCAAGGGGCCGGCGGGGCCGTGTACCGACAGCGGCAAACCCTTGGTCACCGGCGGCAAAGGGTTCGAGGCGATCGACCCGGCGGTGTTCATCGATCCGAAGAGCAAGACCCCGTATCTCTATGCCGGCGGCAGCGCCGGCGCGACGCTCCGGGTCTGGGCGCTCAAGCCCGACATGGTCAACATCGACCGCGAAGTGCCGGTCGAGACCCCGCCGAACTTCACCGAGGGTGCCTTCGTGCACTATCGCAAGGGCATCTATTACCTGTCCTGGTCGGCCGGGCGGTGGAATGATTCGAGCTACCAGGTCCATTACGCCGTGGCGCTCTCGCCGATCGGGCCGTGGCGCTATGGCGGCGCGCTGCTCGTCGGCGACCGCAAATATCGCGGTCCGGGCCATCACAGCTTCTTCGAGGATCCGAAGGACGGGCAATGGTACATCGTCTATCATCGCTGGGAGGGCCAGATCGGCGACGGCCCCTATAGCGGCGACCGCCGCGTCGCGATCCAGAAGATCGCATATCGCGACGATGGCGCGATCCTCCCGATCAAGATGAAGTAA
- a CDS encoding cellulase family glycosylhydrolase, with product MIRRSFLLSAAALALATGIAPAEARDAWTKAQANGWYDRQPWMVGANYNPRTAINQFEMWQAETFDPETIDQELGWAQSIGMNTMRVYLHNVLWEEDPEGLKRRMDQFLAIADKHKVRIMFVLFDSCWDPDPVSGRQRPPIPGVHNSGWMQAPGAARLADKRQYDKLLAYVTDVVGHFKNDRRIVAWDVWNEPNNGGGGNYKPMPNKTQLVAGLLGRVFDAAYAVDPIQPLTSGVWIGENWDKRATLDAVEKIQLDRSEVLSFHDYNWPEQWERRAKQMLSYGRPVLCTEYMARGNGSTFDGSLPLGKKYNIAMINWGFVDGKSQTRLPWDSWKKPYTYDEPTIWFHEVFRADGKPYRQAEVDLIKRLAASPKGVVPAGQ from the coding sequence ATGATCCGTCGCAGCTTCCTACTCTCCGCCGCCGCGCTCGCCCTCGCCACGGGGATCGCCCCCGCCGAGGCGCGCGATGCGTGGACCAAGGCGCAGGCCAATGGCTGGTACGATCGCCAGCCCTGGATGGTCGGCGCCAATTACAATCCGCGCACCGCGATCAACCAGTTCGAGATGTGGCAGGCCGAAACCTTCGATCCCGAGACGATCGATCAGGAGCTCGGCTGGGCGCAGTCGATCGGCATGAACACGATGCGCGTCTATCTCCACAACGTGCTGTGGGAAGAGGATCCCGAAGGCCTGAAGCGGCGCATGGACCAGTTCCTCGCGATCGCCGACAAGCACAAGGTCCGCATCATGTTCGTGCTGTTCGACAGCTGCTGGGATCCGGACCCCGTCTCGGGCCGCCAGCGTCCGCCGATCCCCGGTGTGCACAATTCGGGCTGGATGCAGGCACCCGGCGCCGCGCGCCTCGCCGACAAGCGCCAATATGACAAATTGCTCGCCTACGTCACCGACGTGGTCGGCCACTTCAAGAACGATCGGCGCATCGTCGCGTGGGACGTGTGGAACGAGCCGAACAATGGCGGCGGCGGCAATTACAAGCCGATGCCGAACAAGACCCAGCTCGTCGCCGGTTTGCTCGGCCGGGTGTTCGACGCGGCTTACGCCGTCGATCCCATCCAGCCGCTGACCAGCGGCGTGTGGATCGGCGAGAATTGGGACAAGCGCGCGACGCTCGACGCAGTCGAGAAGATCCAGCTCGATCGCTCGGAAGTGCTGAGCTTCCACGACTATAACTGGCCCGAGCAATGGGAGCGCCGCGCAAAGCAGATGCTGAGCTATGGCCGCCCGGTTCTGTGCACCGAATATATGGCGCGCGGCAACGGCTCGACCTTCGACGGCTCGCTGCCGCTCGGCAAGAAATACAATATCGCGATGATCAACTGGGGCTTTGTCGACGGCAAGTCGCAGACCCGGCTCCCGTGGGACAGCTGGAAGAAGCCGTACACCTATGACGAGCCGACGATCTGGTTCCACGAAGTGTTCCGCGCCGACGGCAAGCCCTATCGCCAGGCCGAAGTCGATCTGATCAAGCGCCTTGCCGCCTCGCCGAAGGGCGTGGTGCCCGCAGGCCAGTGA
- a CDS encoding aldose epimerase family protein has translation MKTMTALGVLAAMAIAAPAADAATAKRGTFGKLPDGRTVDSVLLTNARGVSANIIAYGASIQSLVMPDRAGKKADIALGHDTIGDYLKFPNFIGATVGRFANRIDGGRFKLGGREYQTPLNDGTNSLHGGSAGFDKVLWQVVSVKNGPTASVTLRYVSPDGDQGYPGALTVDATYALDEANNLTIEYTATTDKTTIVNISNHAYWNLSGEGSSNGAMGHIVTIPAKTYTPVDETLIPTGEFRPVTGTVFDFNKPRAIGDRVRDARDKQIVYGRGYDHNWVIGSKVTTSQHLMARVSDPVSGRSYELWSNQPGLQFYSGNFLNGTFAGKAKKIYREGDAIVMEPQIFPDAINQKGFPEARLEPGQTYRNVMTYKLSSGAAAARR, from the coding sequence ATGAAGACCATGACAGCCCTGGGCGTGCTGGCCGCGATGGCGATCGCCGCACCGGCCGCCGACGCCGCCACCGCGAAGCGCGGCACTTTCGGAAAGCTCCCCGACGGCCGCACCGTCGATTCGGTGCTGCTCACTAACGCGCGTGGCGTTTCGGCGAACATCATCGCGTATGGCGCGTCGATCCAGTCGCTGGTGATGCCCGATCGCGCCGGCAAGAAAGCCGATATCGCGCTCGGCCACGACACGATCGGCGACTATCTGAAGTTCCCCAACTTCATCGGCGCCACCGTCGGCCGCTTCGCCAATCGCATCGATGGCGGCCGCTTCAAACTCGGCGGACGCGAATATCAGACTCCGCTCAACGATGGCACCAATTCGCTCCACGGCGGTTCGGCCGGTTTCGACAAGGTGCTGTGGCAGGTCGTATCGGTGAAGAACGGCCCGACTGCGTCGGTGACCCTGCGCTATGTCAGCCCCGACGGCGATCAGGGCTATCCCGGCGCGCTGACCGTCGACGCCACCTATGCGCTCGACGAGGCGAACAACCTGACGATCGAGTACACCGCGACCACCGACAAGACGACGATCGTCAACATCTCGAACCATGCTTACTGGAATCTGTCGGGCGAGGGCTCGTCCAACGGCGCGATGGGGCATATCGTCACCATCCCCGCCAAGACCTATACCCCGGTCGACGAGACGCTGATCCCGACCGGCGAGTTCCGCCCCGTCACCGGCACCGTGTTCGACTTCAACAAGCCGCGCGCGATCGGCGACCGCGTCCGTGACGCGCGCGACAAGCAGATCGTCTATGGTCGCGGCTATGATCATAATTGGGTGATCGGCAGCAAGGTGACGACGAGCCAGCATCTGATGGCGCGCGTCTCCGATCCCGTCTCCGGCCGCAGCTACGAGCTCTGGTCGAACCAGCCGGGGCTGCAATTCTATTCGGGCAATTTCCTCAACGGCACCTTCGCGGGCAAGGCGAAGAAGATTTATCGCGAGGGCGACGCGATCGTGATGGAGCCGCAGATTTTCCCCGACGCGATCAATCAGAAGGGTTTCCCCGAAGCGCGACTCGAGCCCGGCCAGACCTATCGCAATGTGATGACCTACAAATTGAGCAGCGGCGCGGCCGCGGCGCGTCGTTGA
- a CDS encoding IlvD/Edd family dehydratase — MSDAENGSNGGRPPLRSRAWFDNPANPDMTALYVERYLNFGISLEEIQSGRPIIGIAQTGSDLSPCNRHHLVLADRLREGIRDAGGIALEFGTHPIQETGKRPTAGLDRNLQYLSLVESIYGYPMDGVVLTIGCDKTTPACLMAAATVNIPSIALSVGPMLNGWFKGERTGSGTIVWKAREMLAAGEIDYQGFLKLVASSAPSTGWCNTMGTATTMNSLCEALGMSLPGSAAIPAPYRDRQENAYRTGLQIVEMVHADRKPSDVLTRTAFMNAIRVNSAIGGSTNAPIHLNAIARHIGVELSLADWEAHGSDIPLVVNLQPAGKYLGEDFYRAGGVPVVMGQLLRAGLIDGSALTVNGKTVADNVATAECEDLDVIFPLDAPMKPAAGLTVLSGNLFDNAVMKLSVISDEFRSRYLSNPDDPEAFEGVAVVFDGPEDYHHRIDDPTVGIDTNSILIMRGAGPVGYPGGAEVVNMRPPTALIQAGVHALPCLGDGRQSGTSGSPSILNAAPEAAVGGGLAIVRTGDRIRIDLKNRTADMLVDPAEIARRREALAIDYVPEAQTPWQEIHRNLVGQFDTGAVLESAVKYQRIAQTRGIPRDSH; from the coding sequence ATGAGCGACGCGGAAAATGGTTCGAATGGCGGACGCCCGCCCCTGAGGTCGCGCGCCTGGTTCGACAACCCCGCCAATCCCGACATGACTGCGCTCTATGTCGAGCGCTATCTCAATTTCGGCATCAGCCTCGAGGAAATCCAGTCGGGCCGGCCGATCATCGGCATCGCGCAGACCGGCAGTGACCTTTCGCCGTGCAACCGGCACCATCTTGTGCTGGCGGATCGCCTGCGCGAAGGGATTCGCGACGCCGGCGGCATCGCACTCGAATTCGGCACGCATCCGATCCAGGAGACCGGCAAGCGTCCCACCGCGGGGCTCGATCGCAACCTGCAATATCTCAGCCTCGTCGAGTCGATCTACGGCTATCCGATGGACGGCGTCGTGCTGACGATCGGCTGCGACAAGACCACGCCGGCTTGCTTGATGGCCGCGGCGACGGTGAACATCCCGTCGATCGCCTTGTCGGTCGGCCCGATGCTCAACGGCTGGTTCAAGGGCGAGCGCACCGGATCGGGTACGATCGTCTGGAAGGCGCGCGAGATGCTCGCTGCCGGCGAGATCGACTATCAAGGCTTCCTCAAGCTCGTCGCCTCCTCGGCGCCGTCGACCGGCTGGTGCAACACGATGGGCACCGCGACGACGATGAACTCGCTGTGCGAGGCGCTTGGTATGTCGCTGCCCGGCTCGGCAGCGATTCCCGCACCCTATCGCGACCGCCAGGAAAATGCCTATCGCACCGGCCTGCAGATCGTCGAGATGGTCCATGCTGACCGCAAGCCCTCGGACGTGCTCACCCGCACTGCCTTCATGAACGCGATCAGAGTCAATTCGGCGATCGGCGGATCGACCAACGCGCCGATCCATCTGAACGCGATCGCCCGCCATATCGGCGTCGAGCTGAGCCTCGCCGATTGGGAGGCGCACGGCTCGGATATTCCGCTGGTCGTCAACCTCCAGCCTGCCGGCAAATATCTCGGCGAGGATTTCTATCGCGCTGGCGGCGTTCCCGTGGTGATGGGGCAATTGCTCCGCGCCGGGCTGATCGACGGCAGCGCGCTGACCGTCAACGGCAAGACCGTCGCCGACAATGTCGCGACCGCCGAATGTGAGGATCTCGATGTGATCTTCCCGCTCGACGCGCCGATGAAGCCCGCCGCGGGCCTCACCGTGCTGTCGGGCAATCTGTTCGACAATGCCGTGATGAAGCTCAGCGTGATCTCGGACGAGTTCCGCAGCCGCTACCTCAGCAATCCCGACGACCCCGAGGCGTTCGAGGGTGTCGCAGTCGTGTTCGACGGCCCCGAGGACTATCACCACCGCATCGACGATCCCACGGTCGGCATCGACACCAATTCGATCCTGATCATGCGCGGCGCGGGTCCGGTCGGCTATCCCGGTGGCGCCGAGGTCGTGAACATGCGTCCGCCCACCGCCCTGATCCAGGCCGGCGTCCACGCGCTGCCCTGCCTCGGCGACGGCCGCCAGTCGGGGACCAGCGGGTCGCCTTCGATCCTCAATGCGGCGCCCGAAGCCGCGGTCGGCGGGGGACTGGCGATCGTCCGGACCGGCGATCGCATCCGCATCGACCTGAAGAACCGAACCGCCGACATGCTTGTCGACCCCGCCGAGATCGCACGGCGCCGCGAAGCGCTAGCGATCGATTACGTGCCCGAGGCGCAGACGCCGTGGCAGGAGATCCACCGCAATCTGGTCGGCCAGTTCGATACTGGCGCGGTGCTCGAAAGCGCAGTCAAATATCAGCGCATCGCCCAGACCAGAGGCATCCCGCGCGACAGCCACTGA